The proteins below are encoded in one region of Brachyspira intermedia PWS/A:
- a CDS encoding glycosyltransferase, translating to MIEMNICLSSDNNYAPYMGTAIASILKNSLEDEKIIFHLIDGGITKENKDKILSLKNIKECEINFYTPDIKMYDEWFEKIPSKVHFSAAMFYRISI from the coding sequence ATGATTGAAATGAATATTTGCTTATCATCTGATAACAATTATGCTCCGTATATGGGTACAGCTATTGCATCAATCTTAAAAAACTCTTTAGAAGATGAAAAAATAATATTTCATTTAATAGATGGCGGAATAACTAAAGAAAACAAAGATAAAATACTTTCGTTAAAAAACATAAAAGAATGCGAAATTAATTTTTATACTCCGGACATAAAAATGTACGATGAATGGTTTGAAAAAATTCCTTCTAAAGTACATTTCTCTGCAGCTATGTTTTACAGAATTTCGATATAA
- a CDS encoding nucleotide-diphospho-sugar transferase, translated as MFDTPILLVIFKRKDTALKVLEAIRKIKPKKLYIAADGWRNEEEKIKCIDTRESILKSIDWECEIKTLFQDTNLGCCNGVSKAITWFFDNEEQGIILEDDVLPEISFFYYCEKLLNYYKDNEQIMHIAGDSPLDRKVGEASYYFATIQHCWGWASWSRAWKYYDATMKTISFKDTKKTLKKRYNDFNIRDYWQNWFYRTADINTWDYQWTYCIISKDGICINPNVNLISNIGFGEDSTHTGNPDDENANRKTYPIDAEHLIHPKEIKCDANADFEIAIKRFNIKPFSLSYNITREIKRIIRQIKGLFIKKDNK; from the coding sequence ATGTTTGATACTCCAATATTATTAGTAATTTTTAAAAGAAAAGATACAGCATTAAAAGTTTTAGAAGCAATAAGAAAAATAAAACCTAAAAAATTATATATAGCAGCTGATGGCTGGAGAAATGAAGAAGAAAAAATAAAATGTATTGACACTAGAGAAAGTATTTTAAAATCTATAGATTGGGAATGTGAAATAAAAACATTATTTCAGGATACAAATTTAGGATGCTGTAATGGTGTATCAAAAGCGATAACTTGGTTTTTTGATAATGAAGAACAAGGTATAATATTGGAAGATGATGTATTGCCTGAAATATCATTTTTTTATTACTGTGAGAAATTGTTAAATTACTATAAAGATAATGAACAAATAATGCATATTGCTGGAGATTCTCCTTTAGATAGAAAAGTTGGAGAGGCTAGTTATTATTTTGCTACTATACAGCATTGTTGGGGCTGGGCTTCTTGGAGTCGTGCTTGGAAATATTATGATGCTACAATGAAGACTATTAGTTTTAAAGATACTAAAAAGACTTTAAAAAAACGCTACAATGATTTTAATATAAGAGACTATTGGCAGAACTGGTTTTACAGAACTGCTGATATAAATACTTGGGACTATCAATGGACTTATTGTATAATTTCAAAAGATGGAATATGTATTAATCCTAATGTAAATTTAATTTCTAATATAGGCTTTGGAGAAGATTCTACTCATACAGGAAATCCAGATGATGAAAATGCCAATAGAAAAACATACCCTATAGATGCTGAACATTTAATTCACCCAAAAGAAATAAAGTGTGATGCTAATGCTGATTTTGAAATAGCTATAAAAAGATTTAATATAAAGCCTTTTTCTTTATCATATAATATCACTAGAGAGATAAAAAGAATTATAAGACAAATAAAAGGCCTTTTTATAAAAAAGGATAATAAATAA
- the galT gene encoding galactose-1-phosphate uridylyltransferase yields the protein MAELRYNPLLGDYVMIASHRQSRPQMPKDYCPFCPGSGKVPDSYEVLCYDNDFPALSFEPPYPDEVDNGKLFRTAPSIGKCEVILYSPDHNTTLPELPVDHIAKLVALWQERMKVISENKKIKYIMPFENKGEVVGVTMPHPHGQIYGYSWIPLRIKRKIEMASSYYSVNGRNLFLDMIEQEVEYNKRVIFENDHFICFLPFASEYPYGIMIMPKKQTNSITDFNKEESLSLADALKKATSTLDLLFDMKFPYMMCMYSAPVNDGFNYSDIWNYHIEFFPPMRSKEKQKFNASSETGAWAPCNPTSPEEMAAQLRTAYIRYMGM from the coding sequence ATGGCAGAATTGCGTTATAATCCATTGCTTGGAGATTATGTTATGATAGCTAGTCATAGGCAGTCACGTCCTCAGATGCCTAAAGACTATTGTCCATTTTGTCCCGGCAGCGGAAAAGTACCGGATAGTTATGAGGTTCTTTGTTATGATAATGACTTTCCTGCTTTATCCTTTGAACCTCCTTATCCTGATGAAGTTGATAATGGAAAATTATTTAGAACAGCTCCATCTATAGGTAAATGTGAGGTTATTTTATACTCTCCTGATCATAATACTACTTTACCAGAACTTCCTGTAGATCATATAGCTAAATTAGTAGCTTTATGGCAGGAAAGAATGAAAGTTATATCAGAAAACAAAAAGATAAAATATATTATGCCATTTGAAAATAAAGGCGAGGTAGTAGGTGTTACAATGCCTCATCCTCATGGACAGATATACGGCTATAGTTGGATCCCTTTGAGAATAAAAAGGAAAATTGAGATGGCTTCTAGTTATTACAGTGTTAATGGCAGAAATCTATTTTTAGATATGATTGAGCAAGAAGTTGAATATAATAAAAGAGTTATATTTGAAAATGATCATTTTATATGTTTCTTGCCTTTTGCATCAGAATATCCTTATGGTATAATGATAATGCCTAAAAAACAGACAAATTCTATTACAGATTTTAATAAAGAAGAAAGTTTATCTCTAGCAGATGCCTTAAAAAAAGCTACTTCTACATTGGATTTATTATTTGATATGAAATTCCCTTATATGATGTGTATGTATAGTGCTCCTGTAAATGATGGTTTCAATTACAGTGATATATGGAATTATCATATAGAATTTTTCCCTCCTATGAGAAGTAAGGAGAAACAAAAATTCAATGCTTCTTCAGAAACAGGAGCTTGGGCACCTTGCAATCCTACAAGTCCTGAGGAAATGGCTGCTCAATTAAGAACAGCATATATCAGATATATGGGAATGTAG
- a CDS encoding glycosyltransferase, which yields MKKKIALLLCSTGNEAFAVGNVIIGAKKYLFQNLKDEEYDIIFYTNKLEPNDEKALKTIFPRIIIKIYESPFSKKMIELRELNNFSVFAYARFEAFNILDNYQKVFYTDTDIVIQKDISHLINLDFELYATLSDISIRNSAQTKETIPILEKTKYNIDCNSFYDGNIIISDKIKDYKNIAEWCYKKTEEYITNDLVILNLACQEFNIQLLDAKETFCCFPKSENADKSHIIHAIGPDKFWRGTYNKFWEENNKIWIESGGSQTYKENNAKRKKIDKIVWWIPTFKLRDKVRRYLLRKSGLTGR from the coding sequence ATGAAGAAAAAAATCGCTTTACTTTTATGCTCAACAGGAAATGAGGCTTTTGCTGTTGGAAATGTTATAATAGGAGCAAAAAAATATTTATTTCAAAATTTAAAAGATGAAGAATATGACATAATATTTTATACAAATAAATTAGAACCAAATGATGAAAAAGCTTTAAAAACAATTTTTCCTAGAATAATTATAAAAATATATGAATCACCATTCTCGAAAAAAATGATAGAATTAAGAGAATTAAATAATTTTAGTGTCTTTGCTTATGCAAGATTTGAAGCTTTTAATATACTCGATAATTACCAAAAAGTTTTTTATACAGATACTGATATTGTTATACAAAAAGATATTTCACATTTAATAAATTTAGACTTCGAGCTATATGCAACATTATCTGATATTTCAATACGTAATTCTGCACAAACTAAAGAAACAATACCTATTTTAGAAAAAACTAAATATAATATAGATTGCAATTCTTTTTATGATGGAAATATAATAATATCAGATAAAATAAAAGATTATAAAAATATAGCAGAATGGTGCTACAAAAAAACTGAAGAATATATAACTAATGATTTAGTTATATTGAATTTAGCATGTCAAGAATTTAATATACAACTATTAGATGCAAAAGAAACTTTCTGCTGTTTTCCAAAATCAGAAAATGCAGATAAATCCCATATAATACATGCTATAGGTCCAGATAAATTCTGGAGAGGTACTTACAATAAATTTTGGGAAGAAAACAATAAAATATGGATAGAATCAGGCGGAAGCCAAACTTATAAAGAAAATAACGCTAAAAGAAAAAAAATAGATAAGATTGTTTGGTGGATACCTACATTTAAATTGAGAGATAAAGTAAGAAGATATTTATTAAGAAAATCAGGACTTACAGGAAGATAA
- a CDS encoding FkbM family methyltransferase yields MLNKELINKIVWWIPKRELRNNIRNILLSYIYISKINNNKKNLEKFNDVLDFGKNLYESKLKIEKQTNINFQSEIEQDFISYLIFSGKKKGFFIDIGANDGIKISNTYFFEKLGWSGICVEANPIIYEQLEKNRNCDLYNAAILDKKMDSVKLVNYEGHSLMAKIDISESKENSLNIKSMTFDELMYNYKNISSIDLLSIDVEGFELNILKTIDFNKYDIKLIIVENNEKEGVLEQYMKSKGYRLLIDIYRSHDLAFVKD; encoded by the coding sequence ATGTTAAATAAAGAATTGATAAATAAAATTGTATGGTGGATACCTAAAAGAGAATTAAGGAATAATATAAGAAATATTTTATTATCATATATATACATTTCAAAAATTAATAATAATAAAAAAAATTTAGAAAAATTTAATGATGTATTAGATTTTGGTAAAAATTTATATGAATCTAAACTAAAGATAGAAAAACAAACAAATATTAATTTCCAATCAGAAATAGAACAAGATTTTATATCATACTTAATATTTTCAGGTAAGAAAAAAGGATTTTTTATAGATATAGGAGCTAATGATGGAATAAAAATCAGCAACACTTACTTTTTTGAAAAATTAGGATGGTCTGGTATATGCGTTGAAGCCAATCCGATAATTTATGAACAATTAGAAAAAAACAGAAATTGTGATCTATACAATGCTGCTATTTTAGATAAAAAAATGGATAGTGTTAAATTAGTAAACTATGAAGGACATAGTTTAATGGCTAAAATTGATATATCTGAATCTAAAGAAAATTCTTTAAATATAAAATCAATGACATTTGATGAATTAATGTATAACTACAAAAATATTAGTTCAATTGATCTATTATCAATAGATGTAGAAGGTTTTGAATTAAATATACTAAAAACCATTGATTTTAATAAATATGATATAAAATTAATCATAGTAGAAAATAATGAAAAAGAAGGAGTATTAGAACAATATATGAAATCCAAAGGATACAGATTATTAATAGATATATATAGATCTCATGATTTAGCTTTTGTAAAAGATTAA